A genomic window from Synechococcus sp. CBW1107 includes:
- a CDS encoding Ycf66 family protein has translation MLATLGGSLALLAGLLVLLLPLLVPELSRPRDSVWGALVLILGLVLVTSADRLSGAPMLAVLCGGLLIGRLSVEVGLGRWRQLSCDEQVRLTGVERWRTSLQQLAAALMRLISLAGSTLGGLLTWLQERRDASAKARETSKRWVRPEPGATDTAEVSETETPEEASEPEEPISSDASDEEVTTVESFAEIEQLIEQAGAASPGADQGGSSQDQAEAEATPASDGAAGGGEEPPGESTADRDHEDTPLETQPPADPTPTDAEPTPTDEEVSPGSP, from the coding sequence ATGCTCGCCACCCTCGGTGGATCCCTGGCACTCCTTGCCGGTCTGCTGGTGCTGCTGCTGCCCCTGCTGGTGCCCGAGCTCAGCCGCCCCCGGGATTCGGTCTGGGGAGCTCTGGTGCTGATCCTGGGGCTGGTGCTCGTCACCAGCGCCGATAGGCTCAGCGGGGCACCGATGCTGGCCGTACTCTGCGGCGGCCTGCTGATCGGCCGTCTCAGCGTGGAGGTGGGCCTGGGCCGCTGGCGCCAGCTCAGCTGCGACGAGCAGGTGCGCCTCACGGGTGTCGAGCGCTGGCGCACCAGCCTGCAGCAGCTGGCCGCCGCCCTGATGCGGCTGATCAGCCTGGCGGGATCGACACTGGGGGGACTGCTGACCTGGCTGCAGGAGCGGCGTGACGCCAGCGCCAAGGCCCGCGAGACCAGCAAACGCTGGGTTCGCCCGGAGCCCGGAGCCACTGACACGGCTGAGGTGTCAGAAACCGAGACCCCAGAGGAGGCCTCGGAGCCTGAGGAGCCCATCAGCAGCGACGCCAGCGACGAGGAGGTGACCACGGTCGAGTCGTTCGCCGAGATCGAGCAGTTGATCGAGCAGGCCGGAGCAGCGAGCCCCGGCGCGGACCAGGGCGGGAGTTCCCAGGACCAGGCGGAAGCCGAAGCCACACCGGCCAGCGACGGGGCGGCCGGCGGCGGCGAAGAGCCCCCTGGGGAGAGCACAGCGGACCGTGATCACGAGGACACCCCGCTCGAGACCCAGCCGCCAGCGGATCCCACGCCCACGGATGCGGAACCCACACCCACGGATGAGGAGGTGTCACCGGGGAGTCCCTGA